One genomic region from Anopheles bellator chromosome 2, idAnoBellAS_SP24_06.2, whole genome shotgun sequence encodes:
- the LOC131207767 gene encoding ATP-sensitive inward rectifier potassium channel 11-like: MQEHQQQPNAEYRFSRPIKIVDYDNENSWSASGSPYHIRRPAFDRNRLWIEHGSSSESEEEGDERNKASVPIPEDGVSTSADPPASFAVHADQREPTMFPLTLRRARSQQSIRLRRDPQHQGTRAIKARRVINKKGEGNVHLAHLPQRSIRFARDLATTLVDEQWRYTLMMFVLSFCASWLFFAILWYLIAYAHGDLKHDPATGERLGDGNKPCVEGTTSFTGFLLFSIETQVSTGYGAIVPTEECPEAFFLLLVQILFGLVIGGAMVGVVYAKMIRASKRSFEMKFSKRAVICQRDGRLCFVFRVCDQKQQHVIGTKVTASLLEPRRHPGTNIVERCEARLRLQNNGHILPLWPITVCHVIDRHSPLYDLSAADLLQRKFEVVVSMTGATWTTGQMSQARTSYLPMEILWGHRFQNIIEYDPEGECFVAQNDQLDLLEEIETPLCSARMLEETMDELQNDRHAFAEYIPADDVSRIGAPLSCKSSTRLRSNPCSFVRFNDIYLEDDEDRISLENQETDKVTGTADNCEIIEIIDQNATSKAP, from the exons ATGCAagaacaccagcagcaaccgaacgCAGAGTATCGATTCTCCCGGCCGATCAAGATAGTCGATTACGATAACGAAAACTCGTGGTCCGCGTCAGGCAGCCCTTACCACATTCGCCGACCGGCATTCGATAGGAACAGACTCTG GATAGAACATGGCAGCAGTTCCGAGTCGGAAGAGGAGGGCGACGAACGGAACAAGGCGAGTGTTCCTATACCGGAAGATGGTGTCAGCACTTCCGCCGATCCGCCAGCTTCGTTCGCAGTTCACG CAGATCAGAGGGAACCCACGATGTTCCCGCTCACACTGCGCAGGGCACGAAGTCAGCAAAGTATTCGCTTACGGCGTGATCCTCAACATCAAGGGACACGTGCCATCAAGGCGCGACGCGTGATCAACAAGAAAGGCGAAGGGAATGTTCACTTGGCGCACCTCCCGCAACGGTCAATCCGTTTCGCTCGCGATCTTGCGACCACGCTG GTGGACGAACAGTGGCGCTACACGCTCATGATGTTTGTGCTAAGCTTTTGCGCCAGCTGGCTCTTTTTCGCCATCCTCTGGTACCTCATTGCGTATGCGCACGGTGATCTGAAGCacgatccggccaccggcgaacgcCTCGGCGATGGCAACAAACCGTGCGTCGAAGGCACGACCAGCTTCACCGGGTTTCTGCTGTTTAGCATCGAGACTCAGGTGTCCACCGGCTATGGAGCGATCGTTCCGACGGAGGAATGTCCGGAAGcattttttctgctgctcgtACAGATCCTTTTTGGGCTCGTGATCGGCGGGGCCATGGTAGGCGTAGTGTACGCCAAGATGATCCGCGCCTCGAAGCGCTCGTTCGAGATGAAGTTTAGTAAACGGGCCGTCATATGCCAACGGGACGGCCGgttgtgtttcgtgtttcgcgtGTGTGACCAGAAGCAACAGCACGTCATTGGCACCAAAGTGACGGCCAGCCTGCTCGAACCGAGACGCCATCCCGGGACCAATATAGTGGAGCGATGTGAGGCGCGATTGCGGCTGCAGAACAATGGGCATATTTTGCCTCTCTGGCCCATTACCGTGTGCCATGTGATCGACCGGCACAGCCCTCTGTACGACTTGTCGGCAGCCGATCTGCTGCAGCGAAAGTTTGAGGTGGTCGTCTCGATGACGGGTGCCACGTGGACGACCGGGCAGATGTCACAGGCCCGAACATCCTACCTACCGATGGAGATCCTGTGGGGCCACCGATTTCAGAACATCATAGAGTACGACCCGGAGGGTGAATGCTTCGTGGCCCAGAACGATCAGCTCGATCTGCtggaagaaatcgaaacgcCACTCTGCAGTGCCCGTATGCTCGAGGAAACGATGGATGAATTGCAGAACGATCGCCACGCATTTGCAGAATATATACCGGCTGATGACGTCAGTAGAATAGGC GCACCGCTTTCCTGCAAGTCCAGCACGCGATTACGGAGCAATCCGTGTTCATTTGTGCGGTTCAATGACATCTACTtggaggacgacgaagatcGGATATCGCTCGAAAATCAGGAAACTGATAAAGTTACTGGCACAGCAGATAATTGCGAGATTATCGAAATTATTGATCAGAATGCAACAAGCAAAGCTCCGTGA